Within Gemmatimonadota bacterium, the genomic segment GATGCGGCCGGCCGGATTTACTACCAGCCGCTGGGCGGCGGACCCCGAGCCGACTCCACGGTCGTGATTCGCTGGGATCGGGCGTCGGGCCGGTCCGACACCGTGGCCCGAGTCAAACTCCCCTCGATGATCACCAAGGAGTCGGGCGGACCCAACAACCGCAACATGCGCCAGCGGCCGACGCCGTACCCTCCCCAGGATTCGTGGGCGGTTGCTCCGGATGGCCGAGTCGCGCTGGTTCGGGCTCCGGTGTACCGGGTCGACTGGGTCTCAGCGGCTGGCGTCCGAACGGTTGGGAAGCCGATACCGGCTGTCGCCGTGCCCATTCGCGAGGCCGAGAAGAAGGAATACCAGGCGGACCAGGCCGCCAACGGACTCTCGGTCTCGATGGAAAACCGCAACGGACAGGTTTCGATGAACTTCAGCCGAGGCCGATCCGACGGAGCCAGGGAAGAGGCCGAAGACATTGCCGCAACGGAGTGGCCCGCCGCGAAGCCGGCCGCGACCGGTCTGGTGCTCGCGGCACCGGACGGGATCCTCTGGATCGAGCGATCGGGCCCGGCCGGTGCCGCGCGGACCTACGACTTGATCGGCCCCGATGGCGCGGTGGCTCGCCGGGTGACCCTGCCGGTTGGACGCCGGGTGGTGGGCTTTGGGGCTCGAGGGGTCTACGTCCGGCACATCGATGCGGACGGGATCAATTACCTGGAACGGTACGACCAGCCGAAGTGAAGATCCACCGCGTGGCGGGAACGACCATCGCCGCGACGATCGCCCCCGCGAGGGCGTCGATCCCGTAGTGCATCTGGCAGTAGACCACCCCGACGGTGAGGAGCCCGGCGGCGACGATGAGTGCGCCGCCCACGGGGCGGGAGGCAGGCCACGTCATCGCGGCCGCTACCCAGGTGGCCGCCACGTGTGACGATGGAAACGCGGCCCCGTATGAGCTCCCCCGCTCGAGTACGCCGTACACGGCCCGGGCCGGCCCATTGGCCGTGAACCACGCGTCGGGCCGAACGTATTCGTAGTAGGGCCCCGCCACCGGAAAGAAAATGAACCACAAATAGCAGACGACGAAGGTGGCCATCAACGCGAAACTGGCGAACACCAGCCGGGGCTCGTCGCGCCGGACTATCGAGATCAGGATCGGGACCGGAACGACGAAGTAGTAGGCAAAATACGCCGCATGGAGCACCGAGGACCAAAAGGGGCTTGGCGCCCGGCGCCACCATTCCGCACTGATCTCGTGGCCGAAGAGGCCGCGTTCCCATTGCCGGATCAGGACGTCGTAGGTTCGCTCGGCCCCGAAGCCGCTCAGGAGGTCGAGGGCTCCGTAGAGTGCCAGCAGGACGACGAACGGGGCGGCGCCCCGGAGCAGCCGGCCGGCCGGCCCGAGTCGGGGAGATTGGAACAGCCCCAAGAGCACCAGCAGCAGTCCATGGGCCACCACCGCCCACGCGGCGGCGGGATACCGATCCATCCGGACCAGTCCCGTGGCGATGACGACCGTGGCATAGCCGCCAAGCAGCCACTCGGATGGTCGGGGCCTCACAACCACCGATGCTGGCGATACCAATCAGCCGTCAGGCGGGCACCCGTCTCACAATCGTGCCGGGCTGTCCACCCCGTAGCGGTGGTCAACGGCCCCGGGTCGGCGAGCCAGGCTGGCGCGAAGAACTCGGCTGCCTTGTCGAAGGAGAGTACCGTGGCTTTGCCCGCCACCCGGGCCGCCCGATCGGTGGCCCAAAGGATGGCTCGGCCGAGTGGCTCTGGAATGCCGAAGATCTTGACCCGTTTTCCCATCGCCGCCCCGACGAGTTCGATCAACCGGCGACTGGAGATCGCCTCCGGGTGGCAAGCATAATAGGTTCGCCGCGACGTTGTTGGGGCCGTCCCGGCCGCGACGAGCGCTTCCGCCAGATCCGGGGCATACACGAACGAAAGCTGCTGAGCGCCACTGCCGAATACCGGAGCAAACCCTAACGCCGCGGCTCGGAATACTCGGAACAACTCCCGGTCGCCGGGGCCGTAGACGGCGGGTGGGCGGATGATCGTCCAGTCCAATGCGGACGCACGAACGACCTCTTCGCCGGCGAGCTTGCTCCGGCCGTACTGAGTGACCGGATGGGGGGGCTCGATCCCGGTCAAGGGCCTGTCTCTGACGGTAGGGCCCCCAGCGGCCAGGGACGACACCAAGATGAATCTGGGACATTGGGCCTCGATGGCGCCGGCTACCAGGCGGGCGGTGCCGTCTCGATTGGCGGCATCGAACTCGGCTTGGCTCCGGGCGGCGACGAGTCCGGCCACGTGATAGACGAGGTCGTGGCCTTCGCAGGCCTCCGCCAAGCCGTCGGAGCGATCGACGTTGCCCGCGATGACCTTGACGCCTCGGGCCGTCATGTCGCCGGCTTTCGATGGGCTTCGCACCAGGGCCGAGACCGAATGTCCACCGGCCAGTAGCGCGTCGACCAAGTGGCCACCTACGAAGCCGGTCGCACCGGTGACCAGCACGTTCACAAGCGGCGCTCGTAGACGCGGAAGGTCTTGTACGGGGTCATCCCCAGGTTCGTCAGTCCGGCGTTCATGACCGGGTTGTCCTCCAGCACCCATCCACCTTCGCCCCAGGTCATGTTGCGGGCGCCTGCCTTGGTCCAGATCCAATGATAAAGGAGGGCGTCGACGGCCTTCCCGCGGTACTCAGGCAGGACGCCCAAGAGAAGGATCCGGGTCCGGCGGATTTTCTGCCGTTTCACCGCCCACAGCAATTGGAGCGCGGCCGGCCACATCCGTCCCTGCCGATTGGTCCGGAGGATCTGGTTGAAATCCGGGAGTGCCAGCCCGAAGCCGATGGGTTCACCGTCGCGCTCGGCAAAGGGTACCAGATCGGGCACCACCACCGGCCTAAACTGGGCTGCCAAGTGATCGATCTCGGGATCGGTCATTGGCACGGCGCCCCAGTTTGATTCCCAGCACCGGTTGTAGAGAGTCTTGACGGTCTCGACTTCGGCCTTGAAGTCCTTGAGGCGGAGCGCCCGGACCGTGATGCCGAACCGTTTCTTCGCGATGTCGACCGCTCGCCGGATCCGATCGGGCGGCGTCACGAACTGTTTTTCGTCGCCCCCTTGGTAGGCCGTTAGGTTCTTCACCCCGGCCAAGCCGGCGCCTTCGAGCAGTCGGGCGTAGCTGGCCGGGTTGTGGGGCATCATGATGGTGTTGGGCGTGTCGAACCCGGCGACGAGCAGGCCGTATTCGTCGTTGACGGAAAACGACGCCGGACCCCGGATTGAATCGAAACTCTTGGATTTGAGCCAGGCTGCCGCGGCTTCGACGAGCGCCGTTGCGACGGTGTGATCGTCGATCGTCTCGAAAAACCCGAAGAACCCGACCCGGTCATGGTGCGCCTCATTGTGGAGCCGGTTGACGATCGCCGCGATCCGGCCCACCACTTCGCCTCCGCGTTCGGCCAGGAAATACTCGGCCTCCCCGTGCTCGAAGAATGGATTCTTGATCCGAGAGAGGAGGATCTCGACATCCCGACGCAACGGCGGGACCCATAACAGGTCCCGCTGGTGGAGTCGAAACGGCAGATCGATGAAGGCCTTGAGTCCGGCGCGGTCCGAGACCGCCAAGACCCTTACGGGCGCGCTCAGATGACGCCCATCTCCCGGCCGAGCTTCCCGATCGTCTCGAGGGCATAGTCGATCTGATCGGCCGTATGAGTGGCCATGACGCTGGTCCGGAGCCGACATTGGGACAGGGGTACAGCGGGCGGCACCACCGGATTCGTGAACACGCCGGCGTCATACACCTTCCGCCACATCATGAGCGTCCGGTCGAGCGGTCCGATCAGGATTGGAATGATCGGGGTTTCCGACGGGCCGACGTCAAAGCCGAGGTGCTTGAAGCCGTCGGCCAGGCGCTTGGTGTTGGCCCACAACTGGGTCCGCCGCTCGGGCTCCTGCTGGAGAACTTCGAGCGCGGCCAAGACGCCGGCGGTGTTCGCGGGCGGCAACGCGGCCGTGAAGATCAACGGCCGGCTGTGGTGGC encodes:
- a CDS encoding N-acetyltransferase, with amino-acid sequence MAVSDRAGLKAFIDLPFRLHQRDLLWVPPLRRDVEILLSRIKNPFFEHGEAEYFLAERGGEVVGRIAAIVNRLHNEAHHDRVGFFGFFETIDDHTVATALVEAAAAWLKSKSFDSIRGPASFSVNDEYGLLVAGFDTPNTIMMPHNPASYARLLEGAGLAGVKNLTAYQGGDEKQFVTPPDRIRRAVDIAKKRFGITVRALRLKDFKAEVETVKTLYNRCWESNWGAVPMTDPEIDHLAAQFRPVVVPDLVPFAERDGEPIGFGLALPDFNQILRTNRQGRMWPAALQLLWAVKRQKIRRTRILLLGVLPEYRGKAVDALLYHWIWTKAGARNMTWGEGGWVLEDNPVMNAGLTNLGMTPYKTFRVYERRL
- a CDS encoding NAD(P)-dependent oxidoreductase, translated to MGAGGQPGHERRTDEPGDDPVQDLPRLRAPLVNVLVTGATGFVGGHLVDALLAGGHSVSALVRSPSKAGDMTARGVKVIAGNVDRSDGLAEACEGHDLVYHVAGLVAARSQAEFDAANRDGTARLVAGAIEAQCPRFILVSSLAAGGPTVRDRPLTGIEPPHPVTQYGRSKLAGEEVVRASALDWTIIRPPAVYGPGDRELFRVFRAAALGFAPVFGSGAQQLSFVYAPDLAEALVAAGTAPTTSRRTYYACHPEAISSRRLIELVGAAMGKRVKIFGIPEPLGRAILWATDRAARVAGKATVLSFDKAAEFFAPAWLADPGPLTTATGWTARHDCETGARLTADWYRQHRWL
- a CDS encoding phosphatase PAP2 family protein; the encoded protein is MRPRPSEWLLGGYATVVIATGLVRMDRYPAAAWAVVAHGLLLVLLGLFQSPRLGPAGRLLRGAAPFVVLLALYGALDLLSGFGAERTYDVLIRQWERGLFGHEISAEWWRRAPSPFWSSVLHAAYFAYYFVVPVPILISIVRRDEPRLVFASFALMATFVVCYLWFIFFPVAGPYYEYVRPDAWFTANGPARAVYGVLERGSSYGAAFPSSHVAATWVAAAMTWPASRPVGGALIVAAGLLTVGVVYCQMHYGIDALAGAIVAAMVVPATRWIFTSAGRTVPGN